A stretch of Rhododendron vialii isolate Sample 1 chromosome 4a, ASM3025357v1 DNA encodes these proteins:
- the LOC131322524 gene encoding zinc finger BED domain-containing protein RICESLEEPER 2-like, whose translation MSAVKNGSLVDASPSETSTGEKRKRDGKIRSKVWDHFTKVENKPECVCNHCERVFSCTTNGGTTHLKRHIFWRRCKVYNQKNEDNSEKCLSDANGSLEQESEFIRKKFDQERSWRDLTELIIKWELPFNLVEDPSFQKYVRGIYPKYKFLSWDAMRNGCVKQYETEKKFIKEILGSSKPRVCLTTETWTSDKDLPYMALRVHFIDNGWKLHTRIIKFAMVPVEESGENLAEIITNSLLEWNIDKICTITLGNCIANDVLARSLLQHYSSRGSLLLQGRAIQVRCWGHVLNLIVQEGLDEIKDSIRRVRNAVKYVKVSPRRKIDFLQYADQEGISRGKMLVLDLSTRWDTTYKMLGSALHYQRAYDRMRSRDPHFKNPPTPEDWEKAKIIRHFLKTFSIVTKTLSGAKGCTANVFFYEVCRILTYLRDAATDLGSILGRLALNVLEKFEKYWIEKEPNILLSIAVVLDPRFKLQYLRFCYNKIYDSSLVGDLMGRVEDEFRKLFDEYAAQCEASSKSSDEGTSLVTRTSSFKNKTNFMEEFYSFSGEEDVFQSKAELDVYLEENLHRSKTPGDEEEFDILQWWKANLSKFPVLSRMAHDILAIPVSSIPSKCAFSTDGGVLNKFQSSLLPSTIEALVCTQDWIRGEPVRTEFEEEIDMHFAALNISQDLDSD comes from the exons ATGTCGGCTGTGAAAAACGGATCTCTTGTGGATGCTAGTCCTTCTGAAACATCTACAGGTGAAAAGCGGAAAAGAGATGGCAAGATAAGATCTAAAGTTTGGGATCATTTCACGAAAGTTGAGAATAAGCCTGAATGTGTTTGCAATCACTGTGAAAGGGTTTTCTCCTGTACAACCAATGGAGGAACAACCCATTTGAAGCGTCATATATTCTGGAGACGATGCAAAGTGTATAACCAAAAGAACGAGGACAATTCTGAAAAATGTCTGAGCGATGCAAATGGGAGTTTGGAGCAAGAGAGTGAGTTCATCCGAAAGAAATTTGACCAGGAACGTAGTTGGCGTGACCTTACAGAACTTATAATTAAGTGGGAGTTGCCATTTAATTTGGTAGAAGACCCTTCGTTTCAAAAGTATGTTCGGGGTATATACCCGAAGTATAAGTTTCTTTCTTGGGATGCAATGAGGAACGGTTGTGTGAAACAATATGAGACTGAGAAGAAATTTATAAAGGAGATTTTGGGAAGTTCCAAGCCAAGGGTATGTTTAACAACTGAAACGTGGACCTCTGATAAAGACTTGCCTTATATGGCACTTAGAGTTCACTTCATCGATAATGGTTGGAAGTTACATACCAGGATCATTAAGTTTGCTATGGTGCCCGTTGAGGAAAGTGGGGAGAATCTTGCAGAAATTATTACTAATTCTTTGCTAGAGTGGAATATTGACAAGATATGTACCATTACATTGGGTAATTGTATCGCAAATGATGTTCTTGCAAGAAGCCTTTTACAGCATTATTCTTCTCGAGGATCGCTATTACTCCAAGGTCGTGCTATTCAAGTGCGTTGTTGGGGTCATGTTTTGAACTTAATTGTTCAAGAAGGACTTGATGAGATTAAGGATTCAATTCGCCGAGTTCGAAATGCGGTGAAATATGTCAAGGTGTCCCCGAGgagaaaaattgattttcttcaGTATGCCGATCAAGAAGGTATTTCTCGTGGCAAGATGCTGGTTTTAGATCTGTCCACACGGTGGGATACTACATACAAGATGCTTGGTTCAGCTTTGCATTATCAGAGAGCATATGACCGTATGCGATCACGTGACCCGCATTTTAAGAATCCACCTACTCCTGAGGATTGGGAAAAGGCTAAGATTATTCGTCATTTCCTTAAAACCTTTTCTATTGTGACAAAGACCTTGTCCGGAGCCAAAGGTTGTACGGCAAATGTGTTCTTTTATGAGGTTTGTAGAATTTTAACGTATTTGCGCGACGCGGCTACTGATTTGGGCTCTATACTTGGAAGGTTGGCATTGAATGTGCTAGAGAAGTTTGAGAAGTATTGGATAGAAAAAGAACCAAACATTCTGCTTTCCATAGCTGTTGTTCTTGATCCTAGATTCAAGCTTCAGTACCTGAGGTTCTGCTACAACAagatttatgattctagtttgGTAGGAGATTTAATGGGACGCGTGGAAGATGAGTTTCGTAAACTTTTCGATGAGTATGCGGCTCAGTGTGAGGCTTCAAGCAAGAGTAGTGATGAGGGTACTTCATTGGTTACAAGAACCTCTTCTTTCAAGAATAAAACGAACTTCATGGAGGAGTTTTACTCCTTTAGTGGGGAGGAAGATGTCTTCCAAAGTAAGGCAGAGTTAGATGTCTACCTAGAGGAAAATCTCCACCGAAGCAAAACTCCAGGCGATGAGGAAGAATTCGATATTTTGCAATGGTGGAAGGCTAATTTGTCTAAGTTTCCAGTGTTATCTAGGATGGCACATGACATTTTAGCCATTCCAGTGTCTTCAATACCTTCGAAGTGTGCATTTAGTACTGATGGCGGGGTTCTTAACAAGTTTCAGAGTTCGTTGCTTCCTTCCACAATTGAGGCATTGGTTTGTACACAAGATTGGATTCGAGGTGAGCCAGTGCGGACTGAGTTTGAGGAGGAAATTGATATGCATTTTGCAG CTCTTAATATATCGCAAGATCTGGATTCTGATTAG
- the LOC131322728 gene encoding protein disulfide isomerase-like 5-4 produces the protein MVSTHKLKSVDFYRKIPRDLTEASLSGAGLSIVAAFSMIFLFGMELNNYFTASTSTSVVVDKSSDGEFLRIEFNFSFPALSCEFASVDVSDVLGTNRLNITKTIRKYPINSDLKPTGSEFDSGPISKDIKHDDEVDEQHAGGSASLDARNFDIVAHKHQILVVNFFAPWCYWSNRLKPSWDKAARIIRERYDPEVDGRILLGKVDCTEEVDLCKRHHIQGYPSIRIFRKGSDVRDDHGHHDHESYYGDRDTDTLVKTMEDLVAPIQLESQQLALENKSNDVAENLKRPAPSAGGCRVEGFVRVKKVPGNLVISARSGAHSFDASKMNMSHIISHLSFGKKISPAAMRDMKRVLPYLGVSHDKLNGRDYIIHPGDSNADVTIEHYLQVVKTEVIMRSYREQLVEYEYTAHSSLVHSINLPVTKFHFELSPMQVLITENSKSFSHFITNICAIIGGVFTVAGILDSILHNTMRLVKKVELGKNF, from the exons ATGGTTTCGACGCACAAGCTCAAATCCGTGGATTTCTACAG GAAAATTCCCAGAGATTTGACAGAGGCATCGTTATCGGGAGCTGGATTATCCATTGTAGCTGCCTTTTCCATGATATTCTTATTTGGAATG GAACTAAATAACTATTTCACTGCAAGTACATCTACATCTGTAGTTGTTGACAAGAGTTCTGATGGGGAATTCTTGCGCATCGAATTTAACTTTAG CTTTCCTGCGCTGTCTTGTGAATTTGCATCTGTTGACGTAAGTGACGTCCTGGGAACG AACAGGTTAAATATAACAAAAACCATCCGCAAGTATCCAATAAATTCAGATTTGAAACCTACAGGCTCTGAGTTTGATTCGGGGCCAATTTCAAAAGATATAAAGCATGACGATGAAGTGGATGAACAACATGCTGGAGGTTCTGCTTCATTAGATGCACGTAATTTTGATATTGTTGCACATAA GCACCAAATCTTGGTTGTCAATTTCTTTGCTCCTTGGTGCTATTGGAGTAATCGCTTG AAACCTTCATGGGATAAAGCTGCAAGAATTATAAGAGAAAG ATACGACCCAGAAGTGGATGGCCGCATTCTCTTGGGAAAGGTTGATTGCACAGAGGAAGTTGATTTGTGTAAAAG GCATCACATACAAGGGTATCCATCTATCCGCATTTTTCGTAAAGGAAGTGATGTTAG GGATGACCATGGGCACCATGATCATGAATCATACTATGGAGATCGAGACACTGATACCCTGGTGAAA ACAATGGAAGATTTGGTTGCACCTATTCAATTGGAATCTCAACAGCTGGCTTTGGAGAATAAATCCAATGATGTGGCTGAAAACTTAAAAAGACCTGCACCATCAGCGGGAGGATGTAGAGTTGAAGGATTCGTGCGTGTTAAGAAG GTTCCCGGGAACCTTGTCATCTCAGCTCGCTCAGGAGCCCACTCCTTTGATGCTTCTAAGATGAACATGTCGCACATCATTTCTCATCTTTCGTTTGGTAAAAAGATCTCTCCGGCAGCGATGAGGGATATGAAACGAGTGCTACCTTATTTGGGGGTAAGCCATGACAAGTTGAATGGCCGGGACTATATCATCCACCCGGGTGATTCAAATGCAGATGTTACt ATAGAGCATTATCTTCAAGTTGTAAAGACGGAGGTGATAATGAGATCTTACCGTGAACAACTAGTCGAGTACGAGTACACAGCCCACAGTAGTCTTGTACACAGTATTAATCTCCCTGTCacaaaattccattttgaaCTGTCTCCGATGCAG GTGTTAATAACAGAAAATTCAAAGTCCTTTTCGCATTTCATCACGAATATCTGTGCCATTATCGGTGGTGTTTTCACG GTTGCTGGGATATTAGATTCAATTCTACATAACACTATGAGGTTAGTGAAAAAGGTGGAACTAGGAAAGAATTTTTGA
- the LOC131322729 gene encoding early nodulin-like protein 9 — protein sequence MAKTILRSNHHLTVCCVLGLFSLLMLIQKGGAFEHEVGGANGWTVPSNQNPVSYNQWAEKNRFRIGDTLAFHYPAQKDSVLQVTKEDYDNCNTEKPVKKSDDGHTAFKFEQSGPFYFISGVKDNCLKNEKLVVVVMAKRSGASSIVMSFIALTAAFLGSSLLFVF from the exons ATGGCCAAGACCATTTTAAGATCAAATCATCATCTAACAGTGTGTTGTGTTCTGGGGCTGTTTAGTCTTCTGATGTTGATCCAGAAAGGTGGTGCATTTGAGCACGAGGTTGGTGGTGCAAATGGCTGGACAGTCCCCAGTAATCAAAATCCGGTCAGCTATAATCAATGGGCAGAAAAGAATCGGTTTCGAATCGGAGACACTCTGG CTTTTCACTACCCAGCTCAGAAAGACTCGGTACTTCAAGTAACGAAAGAAGACTACGACAATTGCAACACAGAGAAACCAGTCAAAAAATCTGACGATGGCCACACGGCATTCAAGTTCGAGCAATCAGGGCCTTTCTACTTCATAAGTGGAGTCAAAGACAATTGCCTGAAGAATGAGAAGTTGGTGGTGGTTGTGATGGCAAAAAGAAGCGGTGCCTCTTCCATCGTCATGAGCTTTATTGCTTTAACTGCAGCTTTTCTGGGTTCATCtctactttttgttttctaa